The Oncorhynchus mykiss isolate Arlee chromosome 8, USDA_OmykA_1.1, whole genome shotgun sequence genome includes the window GACCAGCCAGAGCCCACCATCACTCACCAGAGGCCATCCTGTAAACTAGTGGGCACCGTCATCCACTTGATAATTTCATTGTCACGTCCTTCCGATTCTAAGATACTCGTCTTGCATGACACCAAGTCCGTCTCAGACTGCGGCAgccctaatatggacaccgtagcAATGGTTTCATCTTGCGTCCTATGACGTGTTTCACCTTTTTAGGCCTCTTGAAAGACTAACCCGATGCTGGGCAAAAAAAAAAGATCCTAAAAAGACCCATTCGTATGATATGCGCCAAAGATGTTTTCAACTTCTAGTGTTTATTAGGCGTTATATAAGGCACAGATAACACAGTCCTAGCACCTCCAGTCATCAGTGCATATCAAAACAGCCTGAGACAGGGCTGCAGGTAAAactgtcccagtctgctgttctgcACCTGAGGAAGAGATTCCCTAGGGAGGCATGATCACAGGATGTTCCTGCTGCAGCTGTCACTGGTCATGTCTTTTAACAGTCACCACCGAAcacagagcccaggtagagagaggagagataaattTAGTACACTTTGTGTACCCATACATGCATTCCAACATGCTTGCACATACTCTACATGTATAcctaggcagacacacacacacacacacacacacacacacttctaacgTTTCTAACCAAGACACTTTTACTGTTGGAAACCTGAGTCCTGTGAGTCATTTCATTTACATGAAAATCGACACCCGCCATTCCAACGTACTCTCctggctcgtgtgtgtgtgtgtgtgtgtgtgtgtgtgtgtgtgtgtgtgtgtgtgtgtgtgtgtgtgtgtgtgtgtgtgtgtgtgtgtgtgtgtgtgtgtgtgtgtgtgtgtgtgtgtgtgtgtgtgtgtgtgtgtgtgtgtgatagactGGGCACTAGGAGAAGGTGCTATTCTCTAATGCAGCCTTCTTCAACTCTAAAACTTGGGCAGCGTTATAGAGAGTTTCCATTCATTACCATTGCAAGTTTAGAACCTTCAGTGTGTCTCTCAAGAGTAAGAGTGTACAGAGGTAGtcgtctaaatcaaatcaaactttatttgtcacatgcaccgaatacaacatgtgtagtagaccttacagtgaaattattcattatacaagcccttaaccaaaagtgCAGTTCaataaagagttaagaaaatatttaccgaataaactaaagtaaaaaataaattaattaagtaacacaataaaataacaataacgagactattTACAGGGGATACCggcaccgagtcaatgtgcgggggtacaggttagtcgaggtaatttgtaggggtgaagtgactatgcatagataataatcaGCAAgtggcagcagtgtaaaaaataaAGGGTGGGTGGGAGGTTTCAATGGAAATAATCCGGTGGCCATTTGGCTGACTTGGCTctccgataccgcttgccgtgcggtagcagagacaacagtctatgactgtgACGAATCTTATCAAAAGCTATTTAATGTTGTGTTCATTATGAATAATTACTGGCTATACTGATGATTATCTTACAATCTGATTGGAGATTTTATCAGGAAGAGATCAAGTATCTAAAGGTAAATGGCACTGTTATATGGATTGTAGAAACAAACTATAGACAGGGCGGACATTGGTAGCAATTAGATATAGAAGTGACAGAATGAGCTCAATATCTGGCAAATCAGTGGTTCTCAGTCACTCACTATTTGGTCAAATAAGAGCAACTATAATAGTGAAATGCAGACAACGCAATGTTCATATACAATAGATATctgatgccctctggtggtcgacAACACACTGCAAACACACTACTTGCCTTTCCAACCCCAATGGTCACGGCTAGAAGAGATACAGCGTTTGTCAAATTAACGTGAAAGAAATCtgacgttaatttgacaaaaactGGATACCTTCTAGCCATGAGCCAACCCAACCAGTATTGGTTGTGGACGGTTAATCCCATTTAATATCACTCATTTCCGGACATGACAAGAAATTCTCAATATATTTGTTTCTCTCTCACGTTAATCAACCTTGCAGGAAATGCAGTAGGCCTAATATATAGGGTTCAATTTAAAGAATTGCTGGTTACCCCCCAGAGGCACCCCCATTAGTGTTGAAATATAAACATGTGCACCCCTATACAATTTTGGTTCATCACAGAATTTATAGGGCACCTTCAAAAGTCAATGTGCAATTTGAACCGCAACTGTGGGCAATCAATGTGAACGGTGATCATTCGATATTAGGCTTATTGGGATGGATAAATTCAGTGAGTCAATAACCTACTACGGGAGGTGAAAGTAAAATGagatgtgttttatttatttaactaggcaagtcagttaagaacaaattctcatttacagtgacagcctaggaacagtgccttgttcaggggcagaatgacagatttttaccttgtcagctcagggattcgatctagcaacctttcagttactggcccaacacgttagccactgggctacctgctgccccttttAACAACTATCCCCTGGTTTTAAGCCAGGAAACCAACCATCCGTATTTTTCCATATAGCCACTTCTAACACACACCAAAATAGAGCTCGCCAGTTTGTAGTCTTAAAAAACGGAAATGATTCACCTCTGCTTCATTTAGCCATTCCTATGAGCAAAGAAAGGAAAATGCTTTTGGGATGAACGCCGAAAATAAGGTcggaggttaacacaggcttaggagatcttatatgttttgttctatgagatcatatcagtcagttaacatgacctttaggAGTTATGAAGCCTTTTATGTGCTTTTTTTAATTACGTAAATGCTTCAAAATTCGCAAAAAGGGATGTCTGCTGATGAagataaccctaacccaaacgtactcctaagcctgtgtttaccacagaccttattttcagcgTTTATCCAGTAAGCGTTGTCCAACAAACCATGGCCTAGTTAGTGCCTACATAAATACACCATTCCTATTTCTCTGTATACAGGTAGGCTCCAACTTGTTTCCCAATAATCCGGCAGAATTGAATTGTTGTACAttctagctaaccctaaccctttctctaACCTTAATCTAATTCTCATAACCTGATGCATTAATTGTCCTAAACTGCTGCATGAGTTCTCCTAACTTGCTACGAGTCACTTCTgctgtactccatctagtcaAAACCGGCAGGCCTGCCCACATAACAGCTTTGTGCACATAAAAAATGTCTTTAAGGCAAGTCGAAGTTCGGCAGCCGATGTCTACACCGCTtcgtcagtgattggtcaacagtaggggtGGGAACTATGGAcgggattcttcaatgaagtgtttgCTGTCATTCAACAATGagagaagataaattgtagaatagGTGGGGTTTAgccactttgtggctgtggtaactagtttTCATCCACATTTTTTCACTGCACCAAACAGTTTAGCTAGATGTACAATTGCGCGACTAAAACCGCCAAAATTAAATCcagatttcttgatttatcttagattaattcagactattttgaagAAGTGTTACTGGCTATCTTGTTGCAAAGGTGGCTCAAGAAGGACAAACAACGGTGATATTGCGTTTTCGGGTCTTTAGGGAGTCTGCGAGCACTGACGTTCGCTTCGCCTAGCCAAGTTCTATGTATGGGACGCCTTTATAGCCTTCCCCCTTGGGTTCTCAGTTGATACGGACCACATCTGGCTAATGTGAACTACAATCCCAACGCTATGTTTTAACGTTTAGAAACGCTATTAAATCCTCGCTAGCGTTACGGTTTTTGAAACCTTGCCTGGTGCAACTTTGCTAAACTGCAAACAGTAAGTTTATCTTTTATATTAAAAATAGTATTTCTTGCTCACATGAACGTTAAGTTccaaatgtttccaaaactgtattgCAAGCGATGCGTATTCGCATATAGACAGAGCATTTGGGCAGCATTGGTGTAATGCAATGGAATTGGAGATATTGAACAAAATCCACAGGTGATTATACATTTTTTAGCTCAAATTAGCCAATAAATTTGGCCAAAATGAAAGGATACAGCAAGATACAAATGAAAGGATACGATTGGCATGGTTGAAAACTGTATCTCTAGGCCTGCCTGGTGTCTATCACTGCCAGTTCCACCTGTTAATTAGTGACCGGCACCATGTTGCCATTAACCCCTGAAATGCTACTCTGCTGGTGAAATACAGGTAATCACCAGGTGTcacaataaaacaaacaaaaaaaatggttTTATAAAGAGATTTATTTTTTCCAAATAATGTTTTCTATACATTTCATACAAAAGTATTATGCATTCTGTAATATAATTTcaacacattttattttcattcaaATTGGCTAACACCATCTGAGCTGACATAACACTACAGTAACCATATATTAGCCCCTATTCTACAGGCTAAATGTTCCACTATATAGTGGCATCTGTAGTGCTTATCATATCTGATGGGATATTAGcaggacacccccccccccccccccccccaaacacacactgtGCGGAGCTGAAGCGGTTAAAGGGATTTGTGTTATGGTGTCTTCGTTGGAGCACTTGGCCCAATCCGATTCATCCTTATCAGAGAGCGTCAACTGGATTTCGTGTCTATTCAGACCGAGTATGATTTGGGAGCTGTAATCTGGCTACTGCCATACAGACGTTTGAAGGGATTTTCTCTGCCTTTTTCCATGATGTACACTGATGAAGATTGTAATGAGAATGGAAATGGTTTCAAGTGGAGTGAGAGGGCAGGCGGATAATTTGATCTTTACTAGAGGGGGATGCTCTGTGGGGGTGATGCCTTCTCTATGACACCATGGATCGATTGCATTTCTACTGTATAGCACATGTCGCTATAGGTTTCAAAGCACTTTCAACATGGCATGGAGCTCGCAACACATTGTGGAGAAGTGAGGGGTTATTGTCCCTGTTTGAAGTCAGAAAAGCATGGTTTGCAAAAGACAGACAACTGTTAAGTAACCTCCACTCACCGATGATCTTCAAAAGCTTTATTACATTGTGTTTCAAGATGAACAGGAAGGTTTCTTGACAACTCTCATTTGGCATTCATTGTTGTCCTTCATTGTGCAGGTGAGAATCAAGTATAATATTAATGTGATAAATAATACAAATTATTATTATGATAAATAAAGCCTCTTTCGACAACATTCTTTCCGTCTTGATTTTATCATTACACAAATCCTTCCACAACAATACTCTAATGATTAGATTAAAACACAATTCATGATATCAAGAAAACAACATGAACATTTCTGTAGAACTAACTGCATTAGCTCTAATGCAAAGGTTTGGCAACTGCAAAATGGCCCTTCAAACATCCCAACGAATGTAAATAAACCTGATTTTAACCTATTCCGTCATTCCAATGGCTAACCAAGCAATGGCTGACCAACAATTCCTTGTGAAATGTTATTCTTGCCTAGCATTAGCCTACCATTAGCTTTAGCTTAGCAATACTGGACCAGCTCGCTCATGGTGCAGCCGGATCGGCAGCACACCCCAGCAGGCCCCACGTCTCGGCGGGTACGGGAGGACACGGTGTACCCCAGAGGGACGGTTGAAGGCTCCATGTCCCCCTGGACCTGCGGTGTGCTGGGAAACCCTGGATGGGTCTGCTGGTCTTCTGTCATACTCTCTGTGGAGTCCTGGTCATCTTGCTGTTTCACCACATCTTCACCAGTCTCTGAAGTCCTCAGGTTGGAAAACTGATTGCTGTTCAGCCAATCCAGAATTACCCCTGTAGAAGGAAAAAACAGAATTAGGCATCATTCACAATGTAGGCAGATGTCAGCAGAGGTGTCATGCCTATAGGGGGCACAAGAGCACATGCCCCCTCAGAATtgaatttgttatttttatttaacatttatttaactgggcaagtctgttaagaatacattcttatttacaatgcagCCTACTCCTGCTAAACCCGGGACTCgcaatcacgaccggttgtgatacagcctggaatggaaccagggtctgtagtgatgcctccagcactgagatacttagactgctgcgccactcaggatttGTCCTGTTTTGACATTTTGTAGATGTTAAATGAGTTACTAAACTTAATTTCTAAGCCCAAGTGTTATCAAAATTGTTTATAAAAATATCTGTCAGTGGTATTTTGTGGAGGGGGCACTCTGGCTGGAACCCCCTACTCTCCCTAGTAAGTGGTTACTACGAAGGTGCACCACAGAGCAAGAAAAAGAGTTAAGAGTGACACACagggtttgatttgattttagtagTCAGTGATGGGTAGCAC containing:
- the insl3 gene encoding insulin-like 3 (Leydig cell) gives rise to the protein MDAKCLVSLVVVLMVGVYGTHGQDARVKLCGREFIRMVVTSCGSSRLRRSTPTLGQHPVNHHRVILDWLNSNQFSNLRTSETGEDVVKQQDDQDSTESMTEDQQTHPGFPSTPQVQGDMEPSTVPLGYTVSSRTRRDVGPAGVCCRSGCTMSELVQYC